The DNA window CCCAACGACTGTTCGCGTTGATTAATATTTTCGGTTTGGCCCTGGGCGTAGCAGCAAGCGTTACTATTTTGTTGTTCGCTCGCTACGAATTAAGTTTCGATAGCATGCATGCACCGAATGTTTATCGACTGGCTTTTGGACGTGGTGAGATCGGAAGGGTTAAGTCGGCGGATGTTGCCGTTGTCTCGGCTGGACTTGAACCAGTGATTCGTACGGCATATGGTGAACTAATAGATGACTTGACATTGATACAGGCACCGCGTGCCGGGGTGGCATTATATAAGGATAATCGGCGTGTATTGGATGTTACGATGCATGCCGCCGAAGGGAATATTAATCAGTTTTTTGATATTCGGTTAATGTCGGGAAACGTGGCAGCACTTGATCAGCCCAATCATGTTTTGTTGTCTGAGTCTGTAGCGATAAAACTCTTTGGAACAACGGATATTATTGGTTCTAACATTACATTGCGTATAAGTGGCGAAGATGAGATTCTTCAAATTGCTGGTGTTTACGAAGATTTTCCGGAAAACTCACACTTGAGACCGGACGCATTATATTCCATTAGCACGCTCCGGAAACACTGGCCTAACGCATTTGTTGACTTGTACATGACGAATAATTTCGCCATGTATATCAAAATGCCGCCTCAGAATGTCAAAGCTTTGGAAAGCGCCCTTGTTGAGCACTTCCGGAATATTAACCGTAATAATGGTGATATTGTCTATGAGCTTCAGCCTTTAAGATCCATTCATTTAAATCCGAAAGAAGTTGGCGAATTCCGGCCTCAAGGAAACCAGTATGTGGTTTTTCTTGGTATTTTGCTCGCAATACTCGTATTGATCGTGGCATGCACTAATTATGTGAACTTGGCGACAGCGTTTTCGGATCGGCGCGCTATAGAGATTGCGGTAAGAAAGGTGCTCGGTGCCACGCGTAAAAAACTGATCGGGCAACTCTTAGTCGAATCATTTGTTTTGGCTGCTGTTGCGACTGTTGTCGGGACATTGATAGCCCTGTCTGTGGCCCCTTGGCTAGAGTCGGTGTTTGGGGTGAGATTAGATACCACGGTATCTTTTTCCTTCCTGCTTTTGATAATTGCGGTGACGTTGGCCGTTGGCCTTCTGGCAGGCGTCTATCCAGCATTTTAC is part of the Gammaproteobacteria bacterium genome and encodes:
- a CDS encoding ABC transporter permease produces the protein MMLTIRSALRGILSQRLFALINIFGLALGVAASVTILLFARYELSFDSMHAPNVYRLAFGRGEIGRVKSADVAVVSAGLEPVIRTAYGELIDDLTLIQAPRAGVALYKDNRRVLDVTMHAAEGNINQFFDIRLMSGNVAALDQPNHVLLSESVAIKLFGTTDIIGSNITLRISGEDEILQIAGVYEDFPENSHLRPDALYSISTLRKHWPNAFVDLYMTNNFAMYIKMPPQNVKALESALVEHFRNINRNNGDIVYELQPLRSIHLNPKEVGEFRPQGNQYVVFLGILLAILVLIVACTNYVNLATAFSDRRAIEIAVRKVLGATRKKLIGQLLVESFVLAAVATVVGTLIALSVAPWLESVFGVRLDTTVSFSFLLLIIAVTLAVGLLAGVYPAFYISSFRPKRVLAGEVGKGAQSLRLRQALVLGQSCLAVTLISLSIVSYLQLKHVESRPLGFDPKNVIVGPELPSELALSRIEGVRAEIALRPEILSVSLAEQVPSMPFNISVYDPMADGLPASQHLGSVPFIGVGVDFAKTLGLKVIAGTDFNESLYSRYRWRKTESGVISVGLLITRATAAASGWRSPEDAIGKIYRAELFGANVVGEVVGVVEDFVFSAGSVPSKPIFFALGAFLQGSETVIFRSTGDDANIAKSVIGDILRDVYMLEAYRLDSLDSLIAQQHADELTQFRILIGFTILSITLTSLGILGLAVFSVRQKARDTAV